One Cicer arietinum cultivar CDC Frontier isolate Library 1 chromosome 8, Cicar.CDCFrontier_v2.0, whole genome shotgun sequence DNA segment encodes these proteins:
- the LOC101488381 gene encoding 3-epi-6-deoxocathasterone 23-monooxygenase CYP90C1, whose amino-acid sequence MECYYCVYLMGIIVLLMSWWFVKEKNENSKRNMKVPKGNSGWPLLGETLDFIASGYTSRPLSFMENRKSIYGNVFKTSILGSSVIVSTDPEVNKVILQNQGNIFVPAYPKSIRELMGEHSILQMNGNIHKKMHSLIACFLKSPQLKARITSDIEHSVKQCLASWTHKTIYIQDEVKKITFTILIKVLMSVGPGEDLELLKREFGEFIKGLICLPIKFPGTRLYKSLKAKERMMKMVRRIVEERRNVMMNNNNGAVNDVVDLLLRDKGEFSHSSSSLVIEMISQNIIEMIIPGEETLPTAMTLSLKFLSDSPLALSKLMEENMELKKKKMDSSYDYTWTDYMSLPFTQNVISETLRMANIVNGIWRKAVKDVEIKGYLIPKDWSVMASLTSVHLDEKNYENPFKFDPWRWEKIGVVASSNCFTPFGSGHRLCPGLELSRLELSIFLHHLVTTYSWVAERDEIVYFPTVKMKKKLPIRVQPINT is encoded by the exons ATGGAGTGTTACTACTGTGTTTATCTGATGGGAATAATTGTGTTGTTGATGAGTTGGTGGTTTGTGAAAGAGAAGAATGAGAATAGTAAGAGAAATATGAAAGTTCCAAAAGGGAATTCAGGTTGGCCTTTACTTGGAGAGACTCTTGACTTCATTGCTTCTGGCTACACTTCTCGTCCTCTCTCCTTCATGGAAAACCGCAAGTCTAT TTACGGGAATGTGTTTAAGACAAGCATTTTAGGAAGCAGTGTGATAGTGTCAACAGATCCAGAAGTGAACAAAGTGATTCTTCAGAATCAAGGGAACATTTTTGTACCTGCATATCCAAAATCAATTAGAGAATTAATGGGAGAACACTCTATACTCCAAATGAACGGAAACATTCATAAGAAAATGCATTCACTCATTGCATGCTTTCTTAAATCTCCACAACTCAAAGCTCGAATCACTTCAGATATTGAACACTCTGTCAAACAATGTTTAGCTTCTTGGACCCACAAAACAATATACATTCAAGATGAAGTCAAAAAG ATTACATTTACTATTTtgattaaagttttgatgagcGTTGGTCCTGGTGAAGATTTGGAGTTGTTGAAAAGAGAATTTGGAGAATTCATCAAAGGCTTGATTTGCTTACCCATCAAGTTTCCAGGAACAAGGCTATACAAATCCTTGAAG GCTAAGGAAAGGATGATGAAGATGGTGAGGAGGATAGTGGAGGAGAGAAGGAATGTAAtgatgaataataataatggtgCAGTGAATGATGTGGTGGATTTACTCTTAAGGGATAAGGGTGAATTCTCCCACTCAAGTTCAAGCCTGGTGATAGAAATGATAAGCCAAAACATCATTGAGATGATTATCCCAGGTGAAGAGACCCTTCCTACGGCCATGACCTTGTCCCTCAAATTCCTCTCTGACTCCCCCCTCGCTCTATCCAAACTTATG gagGAGAACATggaattgaagaagaaaaagatgGATTCCTCATATGATTATACATGGACAGATTACATGTCACTACCATTTACTCAAAAT GTCATTAGTGAAACTCTTAGAATGGCCAATATTGTCAATGGCATTTGGAGGAAAGCAGTCAAAGATGTAGAAATTAAAG GATACCTAATTCCAAAGGACTGGAGTGTTATGGCATCTCTTACTTCTGTTCACTTGGATGAAAAGAACtatgaaaacccttttaagTTTGACCCATGGAGATGGGAG AAAATTGGAGTTGTGGCTAGTAGCAACTGCTTTACTCCATTTGGGAGTGGACATAGACTATGTCCTGGGTTAGAGCTTTCCAGACTAGAGCTCTCTATTTTCCTTCACCATCTTGTTACCACTTATAG TTGGGTTGCTGAAAGGGATGAAATAGTATACTTTCCAACTGTTAAGATGAAGAAGAAACTCCCGATTAGAGTGCAACCCATTAATACTTGA
- the LOC101488706 gene encoding CDK5RAP1-like protein isoform X2, whose product MASALSSIINQPHTAQRFKLHSPSCLTFFKHKHFSFFPPPKPFSISSPRPLHLFAASLNFSSLSNKSQNPSLRDFIAPASLTASQLQPRVPDTEVPSTGRIYHETYGCQMNVNDMEIVLSIMKNAGYTEIATVPENAEIIFINTCAIRENAELKVWQRLNYFWFLKRNWKTNVATGRSQSLHPPKVVVLGCMAERLKEKILDADKMVDVVCGPDAYRDLPRLLEEVECGQKGINTLLSLEETYADINPVRISKNSISAFVSVMRGCNNMCSFCIVPFTRGRERSRPVDSIVREVAELWKEGVKEVTLLGQNVNSYNDASVVEKEAELGSNWKLSEGFSSISKVRTTGLRFSDLLDRLSSEFPEMRFRFTSPHPKDFPDELLYLMRERHNICKLIHLPAQTGSSTMLQRMRRGYTREAYLSLVQKIRSIIPDVALSSDFISGFCGETEEDHSDTLSLVKEVGYDMAYMFAYSMREKTHAHRNYVDDVPEETKQRRLTEVIETFLESTGKCYDGQVGTTQLVLVEGPNKRAPDTELMGKSDKGHRVLFANLPISDREDVNTKRNPVVGDYVEVRITRSTRASLFGDAIAITKLSSFYNNLDREAIACSM is encoded by the exons ATGGCTTCAGCTTTATCCTCTATCATCAACCAACCTCACACTGCTCAACGCTTTAAGCTTCATTCTCCTTCTTGTCTCACTTTCTTCAAACACAAACACTTTTCCTTTTTCCCTCCTCCCAAACCATTTTCAATTTCATCTCCACGCCCTCTTCATCTCTTCGCCGCTTCCTTAAACTTCTCTTCGCTTTCCAACAAATCCCAAAACCCCTCCCTCCGTGACTTCATCGCTCCAGCTTCTCTTACCGCTTCCCAACTTCAACCCCG TGTGCCAGATACTGAAGTTCCTTCAACGGGAAGGATATATCATGAGACCTATGGATGTCAAATGAATGTCAATGATATGGAGATTGTCTTGTCTATAATGAAAAATGCAGGCTACACTGAAATTGCCACTGTTCCTGAGAATGCtgaaataatattcatcaaCACCTGTGCCATAAGAGAAAATGCAGAGCTCAAAGTGTGGCAGAGGCTTAATTACTTTTGGTTTCTTAAGAGGAATTGGAAGACCAATGTCGCTACTGGAAGGTCACAATCCCTGCACCCTCCGAAAGTTGTTGTTTTGGGATGTATGGCTGAGAGGTTAAAGGAGAAGATACTTGATGCAGACAAAATGGTTGATGTGGTATGTGGGCCTGATGCTTATAGGGATTTGCCGCGGTTACTGGAAGAGGTTGAGTGTGGCCAGAAAGGGATTAACACTCTTCTTTCGCTTGAGGAGACTTATGCAGATATTAATCCAGTTCGGATCTCCAAGAATTCAATTAGTGCTTTTGTTTCGGTGATGAGGGGTTGCAACAATATGTGTTCATTTTGTATTGTACCATTCACTAGAGGCAGAGAGAGATCACGTCCTGTTGATTCCATTGTGAGAGAGGTAGCGGAGCTTTGGAAAGAGGGTGTAAAAGAAGTAACACTTCTTGGCCAGAACGTGAACAGCTACAATGATGCATCTGTGGTTGAAAAAGAGGCTGAATTAGGGTCCAATTGGAAACTCAGTGAAGGATTTTCCAGCATATCGAAGGTCAGAACCACAGGCTTAAGGTTTTCTGATCTATTGGATCGACTCTCATCAGAGTTTCCTGAGATGCGATTCAGATTCACGTCTCCACACCCTAAAGATTTTCCAGACGAACTGCTTTATCTTATGCGTGAAAGACATAATATATGCAAATTGATACATTTACCTGCACAAACAGGAAGTAGCACAATGCTTCAGAGAATGAGGCGAGGATATACTCGAGAGGCTTACTTGAGTCTTGTGCAAAAAATTCGAAGTATTATTCCAGATGTCGCCCTAAGCAGTGATTTCATTTCTG GTTTTTGCGGAGAAACAGAAGAGGACCATTCTGACACATTGAGTCTCGTAAAAGAAGTTGGTTATGATATGGCGTACATGTTTGCTTATAGCATGAGGGAGAAAACTCATGCCCACAGAAATTACGTTGATGATGTTCCCGAGGAAACTAAGCAGAGGAGGCTAACTGAAGTTATTGAGACTTTCCTTGAGAGCACAGGAAAGTGTTACGACGGGCAGGTTGGAACGACACAGCTTGTACTAGTTGAAGGACCCAATAAAAGAGCTCCAGACACTGAACTCATGGGCAAGAGCGACAAAGGTCATCGGGTATTATTTGCCAATCTACCAATCTCAGATAGGGAAGATGTCAATACAAAGCGAAATCCTGTGGTTGGTGATTATGTTGAAGTCCGGATAACAAGATCTACAAGAGCATCACTCTTTGGCGACGCAATTGCTATTACTAAGTTGAGTTCATTTTACAATAATCTGGACAGAGAAGCCATTGCATGCAGCATGTAA
- the LOC101488706 gene encoding CDK5RAP1-like protein isoform X1, with translation MASALSSIINQPHTAQRFKLHSPSCLTFFKHKHFSFFPPPKPFSISSPRPLHLFAASLNFSSLSNKSQNPSLRDFIAPASLTASQLQPRSVPDTEVPSTGRIYHETYGCQMNVNDMEIVLSIMKNAGYTEIATVPENAEIIFINTCAIRENAELKVWQRLNYFWFLKRNWKTNVATGRSQSLHPPKVVVLGCMAERLKEKILDADKMVDVVCGPDAYRDLPRLLEEVECGQKGINTLLSLEETYADINPVRISKNSISAFVSVMRGCNNMCSFCIVPFTRGRERSRPVDSIVREVAELWKEGVKEVTLLGQNVNSYNDASVVEKEAELGSNWKLSEGFSSISKVRTTGLRFSDLLDRLSSEFPEMRFRFTSPHPKDFPDELLYLMRERHNICKLIHLPAQTGSSTMLQRMRRGYTREAYLSLVQKIRSIIPDVALSSDFISGFCGETEEDHSDTLSLVKEVGYDMAYMFAYSMREKTHAHRNYVDDVPEETKQRRLTEVIETFLESTGKCYDGQVGTTQLVLVEGPNKRAPDTELMGKSDKGHRVLFANLPISDREDVNTKRNPVVGDYVEVRITRSTRASLFGDAIAITKLSSFYNNLDREAIACSM, from the exons ATGGCTTCAGCTTTATCCTCTATCATCAACCAACCTCACACTGCTCAACGCTTTAAGCTTCATTCTCCTTCTTGTCTCACTTTCTTCAAACACAAACACTTTTCCTTTTTCCCTCCTCCCAAACCATTTTCAATTTCATCTCCACGCCCTCTTCATCTCTTCGCCGCTTCCTTAAACTTCTCTTCGCTTTCCAACAAATCCCAAAACCCCTCCCTCCGTGACTTCATCGCTCCAGCTTCTCTTACCGCTTCCCAACTTCAACCCCG CAGTGTGCCAGATACTGAAGTTCCTTCAACGGGAAGGATATATCATGAGACCTATGGATGTCAAATGAATGTCAATGATATGGAGATTGTCTTGTCTATAATGAAAAATGCAGGCTACACTGAAATTGCCACTGTTCCTGAGAATGCtgaaataatattcatcaaCACCTGTGCCATAAGAGAAAATGCAGAGCTCAAAGTGTGGCAGAGGCTTAATTACTTTTGGTTTCTTAAGAGGAATTGGAAGACCAATGTCGCTACTGGAAGGTCACAATCCCTGCACCCTCCGAAAGTTGTTGTTTTGGGATGTATGGCTGAGAGGTTAAAGGAGAAGATACTTGATGCAGACAAAATGGTTGATGTGGTATGTGGGCCTGATGCTTATAGGGATTTGCCGCGGTTACTGGAAGAGGTTGAGTGTGGCCAGAAAGGGATTAACACTCTTCTTTCGCTTGAGGAGACTTATGCAGATATTAATCCAGTTCGGATCTCCAAGAATTCAATTAGTGCTTTTGTTTCGGTGATGAGGGGTTGCAACAATATGTGTTCATTTTGTATTGTACCATTCACTAGAGGCAGAGAGAGATCACGTCCTGTTGATTCCATTGTGAGAGAGGTAGCGGAGCTTTGGAAAGAGGGTGTAAAAGAAGTAACACTTCTTGGCCAGAACGTGAACAGCTACAATGATGCATCTGTGGTTGAAAAAGAGGCTGAATTAGGGTCCAATTGGAAACTCAGTGAAGGATTTTCCAGCATATCGAAGGTCAGAACCACAGGCTTAAGGTTTTCTGATCTATTGGATCGACTCTCATCAGAGTTTCCTGAGATGCGATTCAGATTCACGTCTCCACACCCTAAAGATTTTCCAGACGAACTGCTTTATCTTATGCGTGAAAGACATAATATATGCAAATTGATACATTTACCTGCACAAACAGGAAGTAGCACAATGCTTCAGAGAATGAGGCGAGGATATACTCGAGAGGCTTACTTGAGTCTTGTGCAAAAAATTCGAAGTATTATTCCAGATGTCGCCCTAAGCAGTGATTTCATTTCTG GTTTTTGCGGAGAAACAGAAGAGGACCATTCTGACACATTGAGTCTCGTAAAAGAAGTTGGTTATGATATGGCGTACATGTTTGCTTATAGCATGAGGGAGAAAACTCATGCCCACAGAAATTACGTTGATGATGTTCCCGAGGAAACTAAGCAGAGGAGGCTAACTGAAGTTATTGAGACTTTCCTTGAGAGCACAGGAAAGTGTTACGACGGGCAGGTTGGAACGACACAGCTTGTACTAGTTGAAGGACCCAATAAAAGAGCTCCAGACACTGAACTCATGGGCAAGAGCGACAAAGGTCATCGGGTATTATTTGCCAATCTACCAATCTCAGATAGGGAAGATGTCAATACAAAGCGAAATCCTGTGGTTGGTGATTATGTTGAAGTCCGGATAACAAGATCTACAAGAGCATCACTCTTTGGCGACGCAATTGCTATTACTAAGTTGAGTTCATTTTACAATAATCTGGACAGAGAAGCCATTGCATGCAGCATGTAA